The following nucleotide sequence is from Chloroflexota bacterium.
TGGCTATGGAGTGCTGTGGCTACGGGAGAGCCGACCGCGCTAAGGGCTATCGTTTGCTCCGGATTCGTGCCCGGTTCAGATAACATGTAGAATTGGAGGTGTGGAGGTATGACCGAGGTAGAACGTGCACTTGCCTGCTTCAATGAAGGTTTCAGTTGTGCCCAAGCGGTGTTATCAACGTATGCTCCCCGGTTTGGTCTGGACCGCGAAATGGCCCTGAGGATAGCAGGGGCATTTGGCGGTGGTATGGGGCGCCTGGGCGAAGTATGCGGGGCAGTAACCGGTGCCTTTATGCTCATCGGGCTCAAATATGGTAAGATAAGGGCGGAAGATGATCAGGCCAGGGAAACAGCATACGCTTGGGTGAGGGAGTTTGCGGATAGGTTCGAGTCTCGTAATGGCTCGATCAGGTGCAAAGAGCTACTGGGCTATGATATCAGCACTCCGGAGGGGCTGGCACTGGCCAGGGAGAGGGAGGTCTTCACTACTGTCTGTCCGAAATTAGTTCGGGATGCGGCAGAGATCATCGGGCAGATGTTGGCGACCGCAGATGCAGAGGGAGGTTGACCATGGAAACTCGACCGTTTGGCAAGACCGGGGTGAGCCTGCCCATCCTCAGTTTCGGTGCCC
It contains:
- a CDS encoding C_GCAxxG_C_C family protein, producing MTEVERALACFNEGFSCAQAVLSTYAPRFGLDREMALRIAGAFGGGMGRLGEVCGAVTGAFMLIGLKYGKIRAEDDQARETAYAWVREFADRFESRNGSIRCKELLGYDISTPEGLALAREREVFTTVCPKLVRDAAEIIGQMLATADAEGG